GTCTAGAATCTTAGAGATTTTAGATAAATGGTTTTCTGACATTCATCAGTCGGTTGAAAGATTGGCGGTTACGACGGCGACCAAATCGAGATTTGAGAAGGAAGAGATCAAAGAGCAGTTGAAATTACACTTAGATTGGTGCAATTTATCTGAGATGACCTCCGTTCCATCTTTTTTTATTGATGGAGCCTTAATTCCTTTGATTTACCACCCGAATGATTTACTTGTGTTATTAAATCAGTTAAAAGACGTAAGTTGAACTTCTGCAATTGATGTGTCTAAGTATTTGGAGGATAGAGGAATAACTTTTAATGATGGATATACGGAAACGCGACCACTTTTATGGAGCAGCCTTGCTTGGTTGAAAAATCGGGTTGAGGGACTCATTTGACCAAATAAAATTCCCGAACTAGTTCTAAAAAAGTAATTATATAGCAAGATGGATTTGAGTCCAAAGTATAGGCTCTTAGCCTTTTTCAAAAGGATTGAGGCAACGATAATAGCACAGATTACGAAAGATTGTGTTAACAACAGACAGCAACTTGCATCAAATAAGGTATATAGCGAAGTTGCTTCCATAATCAACCGGCAGGGGGCTTTATACCCAATGATCACCGTGATTACTCCTTCCACGGGTAGCGAAGTGTTATTAAAGGCTATTGATAGTGTCCTACATCAAGATTTTCATGATATTGTCCATCTTATTGTTGCGGATGGCGAGGATTGTAAAGAAAATATTCTGAGGATGGTAAATGATTTTGACCAAGATCGATGCAAGGTGATGGTTTTGCCGTTCAATACCGGACGAAATGGTATGAACGGACATCGAATCTATGCCGCATTGCCGTTTCTGGTTAATTCGGAATATATTTTCTTTTTAGATCAGGACAATTGGCTGGATGCAAATCATATCAGTAGCATGATTTGTATGATGGAGAAAGACAAGCTCGATTGGGTATTTTCGATGCGCAAAATATTTACTGAAGATGGTGTATTTGTAACCAATGATAATTGTGAAAGCTTAGGTGATTATGGGTGTTATTCCCAACTACCGAATCTTGTCGACACCAATTGTTATGGATTCAGGAGAGATACACTTGTCCGATCTGCTCATTATTGGTATCACCCTTTAAGAGCTGACCGATACTTTTTTCATCACCTACGTAGGGAATCGCCGAATTATAAATGTACAGGACTATACACCGTTAATTACCGGCTAACAGAAAACAGATCGCCCTATCCTGAGTTTTTTCTAGCGGGCAACCGGTTTATGATGGATAAATATCGAAAGAAGTTGCCATGGGTCAAGTAGCGAAATTTCTTTGCTCATTTGTTTAGTGGATTGACAACAAACTCATCGGCTCCAAAACTTCTTTGGGGCAACAGTTAGCAACATACAGAACTATTTAACATCACATTTTCATAGTTCTACTGGCGGGAGTTTTTTACCTCATGGCCTCAAAACTAATTTTGGAAGAACCTTGATTTACAAAACGGGAATGTTCGCATCAAGGGAAATTATTACGAAGGATTTGCAGCTTCCGGAGCGTTTATTTTATCCGGGCAGAAGGATGCTGCTGGCACATTGATTTCTGTGAATAGGGGAAGATCGTTTTACTATTCCCTTCAGTTCCTATTGGTAGATTCTCTTTCAATTAGTTCTCCCGATAAAACAACTTCTACGGGCACAAAATTACTTTTCCGGATGTGCTTCAGTAACAGCTCGCAACTCTTCATGCCAATTTCCAGTGCGGGTTCAGCAACTGTGGAGAGCGTGGGAAAGATTATTTCACACATAGGATCGTTGGTGAAGCCGATAACCCCTACCTCCTTGCCAATTTTTATATTTCTTCTTTTTAAAGAGATCATTGCGCCAATCGCCTTCCTGTCGTTAACGGCAAACAGAGCATCCGGTAAATTTTCTGATTTCTCAAACAGTAGTTCGGCATCGGCTTCACCAGCCTTCTGGGAAAAACCGGAATAAATGATCCATTCATTTCTGATAGGCAAATTATACTTTATAAGTGCATCCCGGTAACCCCTCAGTCGGTTTTCGGTCAGAAATACTCCTTTGGGCCCTGTAATATGTGCTATTTTGGTATATCCCTTCTTTATCAAATGTTCCACTGCCTGATAGGCACCATCGTAATCATCCTGCATTACCCTGGAAACATTGATCTGTTCGGGAACCCGGTCAAAAAAAACAACGGGTAACCCATCATCAATTATGTCCTGAAAATGCATACAGGCATCCGATGGGGATGAAACACAAGCCAGTATACCGTCCAGGCTACTGAATGAGAGATCCTTCACGATGTCTTTTTCAAGATCGGAAGAGTCATTTGTGATATATAAAAAGATATTATACCCATTTTTTTGTGCAACTTCCTGGATACCCGTTATGACGGTCGAGAAATAGTAATTGGTTATGGCCGGAATAATCACCCCCAGTTTGTGTGTACTGCTTTTAACAAGGCCGGTAGCGTTAAAATTGGGCTTGTAATTCATCTTTATGGCTGTTTCCAGCACCAGTTGCCTGGTTTGAGGGCTAACGTCGTATGCATCCCTTAATGCACGGGATACCGTGGCGACCGATATCCCCAGTGCTTTGGCAATGTCCTTTATGGTAGTATATCTCCTCAGCATTTGTTTTAATCCTAGTGCGAACCTGTAAGCCGTGTTTCGATAACGTTCTCGTTACTATTTAATGAGAATGGCAGAAATAGCTAAGCAAATCCTTGTAAAATTGTAAATGTAAAATTGAAAATTTGGATTACAGCCACATATAGAATAAGATTATTTTGCCGGACCAATCCGTTCAGAACTCAAATATGATACCTTCTCTTCTAAAAATAAAACGGACTTTTATCATACTGGTATTGTTTCTGTCAGGTTCTGTTCATGCATTCTGCTGTTTTATTACGGTTCCTGATAGCTTACCCGGTGTTTTTAATGCTGAAAAGGTTGATTTAACAGAAAAGGCCTTAAGGTACAAAGCTTCGGTACAGTACCAGAAATGTATGTTACCGCAAACGCCTGACGAGCTGAAAGCTTACCTGAAAAAGGTGAGGGAAAAGGTTATTTTGAAGTCGGGTGTGGTGATAACCCCGGATCTGCCGCTGCATTATCAGGAAACGGGAAGCAGGCAATTATCTGGGTATACAATTAAAAATGTAACCTTTCAGGCCAGAGAGGGAATATATACTACCGCGAATTTATATGTTCCGGACGGCAAGGGGAAATTTCCGGCAGTTATTGCCATGCATGGGCACTGGGCGGATGGTAAGACAAACCCTGTTGTACAAGCCCTGGGGCATACTCTGGCTTTAAACGGTTATGTTTGCCTGGTTGTGGATGCCTGGGGCGCTGGTGAGCGCACCACCGAACACGGCGTGCAGGAATATCATGGCGCTAATCTGGGTGCATCGCTGCTGAATATCGGAGAAACTTTACTAGGAGCCCAGCTATCTGATAATATCCGTGGAGTTGATTTATTGACCTCATTGCCTTATGTAAATCCAGAAAAAATCGGAGCTACCGGCGCCAGCGGGGGAGGAAATCAGACGATGTGGCTGGCGGCAATCGACCAGCGTATTAAAGCGGCTATGCCGGTTGTAAGCGTTGGTACTTTCGAATCCTATATCATGCGCAGCAACTGTGTATGCGAGTTATTGCCGGAGGGTCTGACATTTACTGAGGAAGCTGGTATTTTGGGACTTATTGCACCACGGGCTCTTAAAATTTGTAACGCCCTGCACGACTCCAATCCCACTTTCATGCCTGCTGAAATGCTCAGAAGTTATGAAAATGTAAAACCGGTTTTTGCACTTCACAATGCTTATGATAAGCTGAGCTATCAGCTTTTTAATACTGGGCATGGCTACTGGCCTGACATGCGGGAAACCATGGTCGGCTGGTTTGATCTGGAACTTGCCGGTAAGGGTTCGGGAATGCCCAAAAAAGAAATACCATTTGATCTGCAACCGGATTGGTCGTTGATGGTTTATCCCAAAGGGCAGAGAGTAAAAAATGTGATGGGGATAGCCGAGCACTGCAGAAATACGGGAGCGGTTTTAAAAAGCGCGACAGTTGAGGCGAATGCAGATAAAAAGAGATCGGAACTAAGACAATTGATAAAGCTGGGTGAACTTCCCGATGTGAAAGAAGCAAACACGATAGAAACCGTGAAGGGCTGGGAACGTGTGGTGCTGGAAACATCTGATAACCGGTTGATTCCTGTTCTTTACCACGCACCAGGGAAGGGAGTATCTGAAGTGTCAGTCGTGCTGAATCCGAAGGGAAAAGAATTAATAACAGCGGATACTTACGAAAACCTGCTTTTGGCAGGTAAGGGTGTTCTGGTTCTGGATTTGTGGGGAACGGGAGAGGTAGCATCGCAGTCGGCTGCAACGTTTGACAAAGGACTCGTTGCTTTTCACACTTTGTCGAGAGCTTCCTTGTGGCTCGGAAGTACCGTAATGGCCGAATGGGTTAAAGATCTTGCAATTGCTGTAAAATATGTGAGATCGCAGAACAAAGGGATCGTCGTATCAGTAGTAGCTGAAAAGGAAGCTGGTGTAGCGGCTTTAATCTATGCTTCTCTCGAAGGAAAAATAGAGCGTATCGACTTAAAGGCGACCCCTGTAAGTTATGTGTTTGATCAACGGGAAACGATTGATTATTACAGCATGGCTATTCATATTCCGGGATTTTTGAAGTGGGGAGATGTGTCGTTACTCACAGCTCTTTCCAATACAAAGGTCAGCTTTTCTGACTCCAGATCGATGTCGGGACGGAAGACAAGTGAGAAGGAGTTACTTCAATACCGGCAGGAATATTCCGGATATATAAAGGATTTTAAATCAAACGCTTATGCTGATTTTAGATAAATATCTATGAAAAAAAGAGACTTTTTGAAATTGACAGGCCTGGGTGGAATCGGCCTGGTAGGAAGCGGACTCTCCGAAAGTTATGGCATGAAAGCCAGTACTAGTTCCTATGCGCAGAAATTTAACATGTGCGGATATGCTGCACCCAAAATGGACAATGTACGTATAGCGTATATCGGTTTAGGAAACAGGGGGGGCGGAGCGATTAAACGGATCGTCCATCTGGAAAATGTGCAGGTGAAAGCCATTTGTGATATAAGGACGGAAAAAGCGGCGGAGGCAAAAAAAACCTTTGAAGGGAGCGGGCATAATCCTGTGGTCTATTCCGGGTCGGCTGATGCCTGGAAAAAATTATGTGAGAGAGACGATATTGATCTGATCTATATCTGTACGCCCTGGAGTCTGCATGCGCCAATGGCTTTGTATGCTATGGAACACGGCAAACACGTAGCGGTAGAGATACCCGCTGCCACCACCGTTGAAGACTGCTGGAAGCTGGTAGAGACATCCGAACGTACTAAAAAGCACTGTATGATGCTTGAAAACTGCTGTTATGATTTCTTTGAACTGCTGACCTTGAATATGGCCCGCCAAGGGTATTTCGGAGAGATCATTCATGCAGAGGGAGCGTATATCCACGATATTTACGATTCTCTTTTTGATAAGAGCAAGCGTTACGATCTTTGGCGTCTGAAAGAAAACCAGAGAAACGGGAATTTATATCCAACCCATGGTCTTGGTCCTGTGGCACAGGTACTGGATATCAACCGGGGTGATAAGATGGACTATCTAGTCAGTATGGCTAGCAACGATTTTATGCTCGGGCCGCGTGCGCAGCAACTCGCCGGTGAAGATCCTGTTTTCAAACCATTTGCCGGTAAAAAATTCAGGGGCAATATGAACACCACTACTGTCCGAACCGCTAAGGGAAAAACCATCATGCTTCAGCATGACGTTACCTCTCCCCGGGTATACTCGCGCCTTCACCTGATCAGCGGTACCAAAGGTTCTGCCCAGAAGTATCCCTTACCCGAGAGCAAACAGCGCGGAAGAATTTCGAAGGGGCATGAATGGCTGAGCGACAGCGAATTCCAGGAGCTGGAGCAAAAATATCAGCCCGAAATCGTGAAAAGAATAGGGGAACTGGCGAAAAAAGTCGGCGGCCATGGAGGAATGGATTTTCTGATGGACTGGCGCTTGATCGACTGTCTGCGTAACGGTCTTCCGCTAGATCAGGATGTGTATGATGCCGCTTCATGGAGTGTTATTTCACCTTTAAGTGAATGGTCGGTATCGCATCGGTCCAATTCAATTGATATACCCGATTTCACCTCCGGAGCATGGAAAACCAATAAGCCGGTTGACATTACGCTGAAAGAAGGCGGAAATACCGGAGTAAGGTCATAATTACCAGCTTGTAAATAGTTTACTTCAAATAATATATTAAATAAAGATTGATGAAAGTGATCATTTCTAAGGATAAGCAGGCGTTAGGAAAGGAAGCCGGATTATATGCGGGAGAGTTAATCCGTGATATAATTGCTGAGAAGGGCCATGCTAATATCATTCTGGCAACGGGAACAAGTCAGTTTGAAACATTGAATCAATTAATTGAGGATACCGGTATCGATTGGTCGAAGGTAACCATGTTCCACCTGGATGAGTACATCGGTATGCCGGTAACACATCCTGCCAGTTTCAGAAAATACCTGAATGAACGGTTTTTAGCCAAAGTTCCTTCTCTTGCAGCAAGTTACCTGATCAACGGAGAAACCGATGTTGAGCAAGAGGTGGCAAAACTCGGCGAGATCATCAGCCAGCACCCTATTGATGTAGCGCTGGTCGGTATCGGAGAAAACGGGCACCTGGCTTTCAATGACCCTCCGGCTGATTTTGATACGGAAGAGCCCTATCTGATTGTCAATCTGGATGAGCCTTGCCGTCGTCAGCAGATGGGCGAGGGATGGTTTGGTTCTCTTGAGGAAGTACCCTTGCAGGCTATCAGTATGTCGGTGAGGCAGATCATGAAATCAAAACATATTATCTGCTCAGTACCTGATGAAAGAAAAGCTATTGCGGTAAAAAATAGCCTCGAAAAGGAAGTAAGTAATCTTTATCCTGCGAGTATTCTGCAGCTGCATGCCAGCTGTACTTTCTTCCTGGATAAAAGCTCGGCGTCCATGCTGCAGGAAGACATGTCTGAAATAAAATAATGCGCCGCAATGGTATGGTCAGATATTTAGAAAGTATAGTGGGTAAATATGGACCAGTCGATCATTTTAATTAAAAACGCTAACTGATATGATGGAAGCAACTTCGGTTTCAATTGAGAAGGAAGAAAAACCGACCCGTTCGCTCGGGCGGCTTGCTTCCATGGATGCCCTTCGCGGATTGGATATGCTGATGATCTCCGGCGGAGGTGCGTTCATTTATCTGTTGGGAGGCAAGACGGGTATATCTTTTATTGACGCGGTTTCCGCTCAGTTTGTTCATCCAGATTGGAATGGATTTACCCTTTATGATTTTATTTTTCCGCTATTTCTGTTTCTGGCAGGAACATCTTTGGCATTCAGCCTGACGGGCGCCCTTTCCAAAGGAGCCAATAAAGCAGAGCTGAGGAATAAGGTTTTTAAGCGCATGCTCATCCTCATTTTCCTTGGTATACTTGATAAAAATGCTCCTATGGACATTTTTGATCCCGCACATATCCGCTATGGCAGTGTGCTGGGGCGCATTGGTCTGGCCACTTTTGTGGTAGCAATGCTGTATATGAATTTTTCGCGTAGCCAAAGATTATACATCGGTCTGGGAACGCTTGTGCTGTATTACCTGGCACTAATACTGATCCCTGTTCCGGGCTTCGGAGCCGGTGATCTGTCTTTTGAGGGAAATCTGGTGGGATGGTTTGACAGGAATTTTATGCCCGGCAGATTAAAGCAAACCACTTATGATGAACTTGCGTTGCTTACGCAGTTCCCCGCCATTTGCCTCACCATTTTTGGTTCACTTGCAGGAGATATCTTGCTCTCGATTAAAACTCCGGGTAAGAAAATTCAGGAAATGGTTTTGATGGGAATCATCGGAATAGCAGTGGGGCTGATCTGGAATATTGTTTTTCCAATCAACAAACATCTCTGGTCCAGCTCATTCATCATGCTCACGTCGGGAATGGCATTTATCGCACTTTCGCTGTTCTACTGGATCATTGATGTAAAGGGGTATAAAAAATGGTCGTTTTTCTTCCGGGTTATCGGTATGAATTCACTGGTCATTTATCTGGCAGTACGTTTTGTTGATTTTAATGCATCCTCCCGGTTACTTTTTGAAGGCATTTATAAATACGCCCCCGAACCCTGGCATGAGGTATACAACGCCTTGGGCGGTTTTGTCCTGGTTTGGCTGGTTTTGTATTTTCTCTATCGGAATAAGATTTTTGTTAAAGTATAAATATAACAGGATATGACTTCCGGAAATCCTTGGGATAATGGCAGGAGAGATTTTTTTAAAACTTCTTTTGCTGCTGCGATCCCATTTTTGATGAATGAAGATTTAATGCCGGATATCATTTCTTCGGAACCAACATTTTCCAGCGACGGGTCTATGGCAGCGCAAAAAAGCATTATTGGCGGATACGGAGCCTGGGCGGCTTCCCTGTTAAAACCAGTTCCTTCGTTATCTTACCGAAACCCTAAGTGGAAAGATATCAAAGGCTGGCATAATGAAGCGCTCGCTAAGGCCAAGGAGCTGATTGCAAGCCCCGAAAGGGGGGGGCTTCCCCAGGTAAATCTAGAGAAAAAATATATTTATGATGGCCTGGAAATTGAAGAGCTTTGGTGGCAACTACCTTATGGAAGAGCCACGAGGGCGGTTTTATTAAAACCGCAGGGTGCTACCAAACCTTTGCCCGCCATACTCGCCCTGCATGACCATGGAGGTAAAAAATATTTCGGGTACAGAAAAATCGTAAAGACTTCGGACGAACAGCATCCTTTGCTGAAGGACCATCAGGCAACTGATTACGGCGGAAAGGCTTGGGCCAATGAAGTCGCGAAAAGGGGGTATGCTGTTCTGGTGCATGATACCTTCACGTTTGGAAGCCGTCGGGTTTACTATGAAGATGTGCATGGCCTGGATTGGGGAGAACTAAATGTGACAAATAAAACAGATGAAAATCCCGAAGATAGCGAGCATGTAGAAATCTATAATCGCTGGTCTGGGGCGCATGAGCATGTGATGTCCAAGTCATTATTCTGTGCGGGAACCACTTGGCCGGGTGTTTTTTTGTCGGAAGATCAGACTGCTCTGGATATTCTGGCAAGTCGTAAGGATATTGATCCTGAGCGCATCGGCTGTGGTGGGTTGTCGGGTGGCGGATTGCGGACGGTTTATCTGGGCGGGTTGGATCCAAGGATCAAGTGCGCAGTTTGCGTGGGTTTTATGACTACCTGGGCGGACTTAATTCTGACCAAATCTTTTACGCATACCTGGATGACTTACACGCCCTTGCTACCCCAATATCTGGATTTTCCGGAAATACTTGGACTGAGGGTACCGCTGCCAACACTGGTTCAGAATAATAATCAGGATGAGCTGTATACCCTGTCGGAGATGAAAAGGGCCGACGTGGTTTTAGGCGAAGTGTATAAGAAAGCCGGGGCATCAGATAAGTATCTGGCAAAGTTCTACGACGGCGAACATAAATTTGATACGCAGATGCAGGCCGATGCCTTTAACTGGTTTGATAAATGGCTTAAGTGATTACTGTATCACAACATTTTTATTCAGGTATTTTCCCAACTTGTGAACAGTCGCCTCAATTCCGTCAGTCTGCCATTTATTGAATCGGGTAAAGGGAAAAATGCTGATCAGTACATCATTTTTCCTGAAAGTACGCTTGTATAATCCCTCTGCTTTCCTGTTGATCACCACGATAATATACCAAGTCTCTTTTTGCCAAATGGCAAGAAATTCCTTTCTGATTCTGGTCATCTTTGCCCTGTTGAACATCAAAAAACAGAAAGATGGAAAAGATAGTATTGGTTACAGGAGCCTCGACGGGAATTGGAAAGGCAACGGCGATATATTTGGCGCAAAATGGCTACAAGGTGTATGGAGGGGCGCGCAGATTAGAAAAAATGGAGGATTTGAAGGGTTTGGGGGTAAAACCGGTTTGTTTGGATGTCAGCAGTGAGGAAAGTCGGGTTGCCTGTATCGATCAGATTTTGAGGGAGGCCGGGCGCATCGATATTTTGATCAACAATGCGGGTTCGGGCTACTATGGATCATTGGAGGATATGCCTATAGCCGACGCAAAATATCAGATGGAAGTAAATGTTTTCGGTGTGGCTCGGCTGATTCAGTTGGCGTTGCCGTCCATGAGGAAAAATCACTTCGGGAAAATCGTCAATATTTCGTCTGTGGGCGGGAAGGTAACATTGCCAATGGGCAGCTGGTATCACGCGAGTAAATTTGCCATTGAGGGTTTGAGTGATGCACTCCGGAAAGAGGTAAAATCTTTCGGGATCGACGTGGTTGTCATAGAGCCGGGAGGCACAAAATCGGAAATGACCGGGCTGGGAGGAGCGTATATGATGGCGGTCTCAGGAAATTCACCCTACGGTGCGCTGGCGAAGGGCGTTGACAAGATGTATGCAGGTATTGCCAAAGACGCTGCGGAACCGATCGTCATTGCCAAACTGATCAAGAAGGGAATTGAAGCAAAAAATCCCAAAACAAGATATGTCGGCGCTTCCGGGGCAAAATTGATGTTATTTTTCAGGAAAATTCTGTCAGATAAACAATTTGACAAAATGGTAATGAGTCAAATCAAATAACCCCAATGGAATACGTACCATGGAAGCACTCATTCATTATTTGTTGCAATTTGGCAATTTGAATACGATCCAAATTGAGCTGATCAAAAACAAGCTCGTTTTTAAGGAGATTAAAAAGGATGAGTATTTTCAGGAAGCAGGGAAAATACCTCGTGAAATCATCTTTTTGACGGAAGGGATCATGAGAATTTGTTATTACAACAACAAGGGCGATGAGATCACGAAATATTTTATAGAGGAAAATCATTTTCTGGCCGACATCAACAGCTACAATCAGGAAATCCCTTCAACCGAATACATACAGGCGATTACCGACTGTTCGTACTATGTTTTGTCTAAAAGTGCAATGAGAGAGTTATCCATGACGATCATTGAATGGGACAGCATTGTCGCTAAGATTACCGCCAAGGGCCTTGCCGACAAAGTGAACAAAATCAGTCCGATGATGTCAGAAGACGCAAAGGCGCGCTACCTGTCCTTCCTAGAAAAATTTCCCGGGCTGGCTCACCGCATCCCGCTTTCCTATTTGGCTTCATACCTGGGAATTACACCATCTTCCCTCAGCAGGATCAGGAGAAATATCCGTTAACAGGAGGATCCAAAAGACCCTGTACTTTTTGGAAATGAAACCGGAAATCGTGAGGATGAATGAAGTCCCGGGAGGTCATAAGCCCGTCCGAAATGATAGTTGCCAAAAATCAAACCTTATTCTTTACTCCAATTTGGTCAGCCCCCAGGTATATCCCGGCCCATTGCAGATCCTCCGGCGTAGTAACTTTGATGTTTTCATAACTACCGTCGATCAGATGAATGTGATAACCGGCAGCCTCAAGAACGCTGGCGCAATCGGTAAACTGCGGTTGATAGGGTGCAGAAAATGCCTCACGCATCCAATCGAGCCTGAATGTCTGTGGTGTCTGGATCAACCGGAAGATACTCCTGTCCTGGGCTGTATTGGTGTTATCTTTATTCACGATCCGTATCGAATCCTTTAAATCAACGCTTGTTACTGCTGTACCACTTTGCGCCGCTTTTTTAAAGCCGGATGAAATAATATCGCTGGAAATGACAGGCCGCACGCCGTCGTGCACGGCCACAATACCGTCCTGACCTTTAATTGCATGCAGGCCGTTCCGGACAGAATGGAACCTGGTTTCTCCTCCGGCAATGAGCTGGTAATCAATATTTAGCTGGTGTTTGGTGCAAAGTTCCTGCCAAAGCGGGAATTGCCCGGCAGGTAATACCAGGATAATATGCAGTTCTTCGGAATAATGCCGAAAGGCCCGCAGGGTATAAAACAGGATGGGAAGCCCGTTCACTTCCAGAAATTGTTTCGGGATGTCACTTTTCATCCGGCTGCCGGAGCCTCCGGCTACAATGATGGCATATTCCTGCATATGGCGCGCATTCAATAAAAAATGTCATTCACAGAAGGGGAGATTAACCCACCACCATAAATGACAATTTATAATTTTTAATCTTATTATCAG
This portion of the Dyadobacter sp. CECT 9275 genome encodes:
- a CDS encoding 2-C-methyl-D-erythritol 4-phosphate cytidylyltransferase; its protein translation is MQEYAIIVAGGSGSRMKSDIPKQFLEVNGLPILFYTLRAFRHYSEELHIILVLPAGQFPLWQELCTKHQLNIDYQLIAGGETRFHSVRNGLHAIKGQDGIVAVHDGVRPVISSDIISSGFKKAAQSGTAVTSVDLKDSIRIVNKDNTNTAQDRSIFRLIQTPQTFRLDWMREAFSAPYQPQFTDCASVLEAAGYHIHLIDGSYENIKVTTPEDLQWAGIYLGADQIGVKNKV